The genomic window CGGGGAGTTGATGGTCGCTGCGCTGCGGGCCAGCGGGGAAACGCCTGCCGCGTTCGCGCGGCGACATGGCTTGCACGAGGTGCGCGTCCAGCGCTGGGTCGCGCGTGTGGGCAGGAAGGCGCGATCAGCAGGGCCGGGGCAGCCCGTGGCCTTCGCGCCGGTACGTGTCACTTCGGCACAACCCGCGGCGAGCGGCCTCGAAGTCGTCATCGGTGGGGCAGTGGTTCGGGTGAGCCATGGGTTCGACGGTGAGCTGCTGCGACGCGTGGTCGCGGCGCTGGGTGAGGCGCCATGCTGAGCCTGCCACCGACGGTGCGCGTGTTCGTCGCCACCGAGCCGTGCGATCTGCGCAAGCAGTTCGACGGGATTGCCGTGCTGGTCGAGCAAGGACTGCGCCATGATCCGCGGAGCGGCCACCTATATGTGGTGTTCAATCGGCGCGGCGATCAGGTCCGGATTTTGTTCTGGGATCGCCAGGGCTACTGTCTTTTCGCGAAACGACTTGAACGAGGCCGGTTTCGCCTGCCGTGGGAACAGCCGGCGACGGGTGCGACGGTGGAGATGGAA from Vicinamibacterales bacterium includes these protein-coding regions:
- the tnpB gene encoding IS66 family insertion sequence element accessory protein TnpB (TnpB, as the term is used for proteins encoded by IS66 family insertion elements, is considered an accessory protein, since TnpC, encoded by a neighboring gene, is a DDE family transposase.), translated to MRVFVATEPCDLRKQFDGIAVLVEQGLRHDPRSGHLYVVFNRRGDQVRILFWDRQGYCLFAKRLERGRFRLPWEQPATGATVEMEAAELALILEGIDLRGAKRRARWTATPPETIDIAA